The following proteins are encoded in a genomic region of Aquifex aeolicus VF5:
- the purM gene encoding phosphoribosylformylglycinamidine cyclo-ligase — translation MVTYRSAGVDIDKANEFVKFIKEKVKKEFNLEEFGGFASGFPIKGYKKPILFSTTDGVGTKLKVAQAVGVHNTVGIDLVAMNVNDLITTGADPFIFLDYIATGKLDLEVMKQVMEGIIKGCREGEVILAGGETAEMPGFYPEGVYDLAGFCVGLCEEDEVITGKEIKPGDLLLGLPSSGFHSNGYSLIRKVLEMNNVSYEDYVEELGKKVWEVLLVPTRIYVKEIKKLKKNVKIKGIAHITGGGIPENLIRILPEGTKAVVYKKNIPQNPVFSWIQRLGNVEEREMFRTFNMGVGMIVILDKEEFDKARELIPESFYLGEILAGRKEVEIL, via the coding sequence ATGGTCACCTACAGGTCTGCGGGAGTTGACATAGACAAGGCGAACGAGTTCGTGAAGTTCATAAAAGAAAAGGTAAAAAAAGAGTTTAATCTGGAAGAATTCGGAGGATTTGCGAGCGGTTTCCCGATAAAGGGTTATAAAAAACCCATTCTCTTTTCCACAACAGACGGCGTAGGAACGAAACTCAAAGTAGCACAGGCTGTGGGTGTTCACAATACCGTGGGAATAGATCTCGTTGCGATGAACGTAAACGACCTGATAACCACGGGGGCGGACCCCTTCATATTTCTGGACTACATAGCCACGGGAAAGCTGGATCTTGAAGTTATGAAACAGGTAATGGAGGGGATTATAAAGGGCTGCAGGGAGGGAGAGGTAATTCTCGCAGGCGGTGAGACTGCGGAGATGCCCGGATTTTACCCGGAAGGGGTTTACGACCTTGCAGGCTTTTGCGTTGGACTTTGTGAGGAAGATGAAGTAATTACGGGTAAAGAAATAAAGCCCGGGGACCTTCTTTTAGGACTTCCTTCTTCTGGATTTCACAGTAACGGATACTCTCTCATAAGGAAAGTTCTTGAGATGAACAACGTTTCCTATGAGGATTACGTGGAAGAGCTCGGCAAAAAAGTGTGGGAAGTTTTACTCGTCCCCACGAGGATATACGTAAAGGAAATTAAAAAACTTAAAAAGAATGTAAAAATTAAGGGGATAGCCCACATAACGGGCGGAGGAATTCCCGAAAACCTGATAAGGATACTTCCCGAGGGAACAAAGGCTGTAGTTTACAAAAAGAACATTCCACAAAACCCCGTGTTTTCCTGGATTCAAAGACTCGGAAATGTAGAGGAAAGGGAAATGTTCAGGACCTTTAACATGGGCGTGGGAATGATAGTTATTCTGGACAAAGAAGAGTTTGATAAGGCAAGGGAGTTAATACCGGAGTCCTTTTACTTGGGTGAAATCCTTGCGGGAAGAAAGGAAGTGGAAATCCTGTAG
- a CDS encoding YicC/YloC family endoribonuclease has translation MFSMTGFGKGEAESENWKVTVMMRSLNGKGLDVSLRMPPFLMPMELELKNEIKKHLRRGTVTVYIDLEQKVVKPPIDVEKLKANVEMLRELSNSVGLSPTDDKILDYAWRYSEKAEIELDEELKNVVMEALRKAIQELLESRKKEGEHLKKI, from the coding sequence ATGTTTAGTATGACCGGTTTCGGAAAAGGAGAAGCAGAAAGCGAAAACTGGAAAGTCACCGTTATGATGCGTTCCCTTAATGGGAAGGGACTGGACGTATCCCTGAGAATGCCACCCTTCTTAATGCCTATGGAGCTTGAACTAAAGAACGAAATAAAGAAACACCTTCGCAGGGGAACGGTAACGGTTTACATAGACCTTGAACAAAAAGTGGTAAAACCACCCATTGACGTTGAAAAATTAAAGGCGAACGTTGAGATGTTAAGGGAACTCTCAAACTCCGTTGGACTTTCTCCCACCGACGACAAAATCCTTGACTACGCTTGGAGGTATTCGGAAAAAGCGGAAATAGAACTGGACGAAGAACTTAAAAATGTCGTAATGGAAGCCCTGAGGAAGGCTATACAGGAACTCCTTGAGAGCAGAAAGAAGGAAGGGGAGCACTTAAAAAAGATTTAA
- a CDS encoding endoribonuclease YicC domain-containing protein, which translates to MNVLDRKKEEFKERIKERVLERAKALNLPEEHPTVLNELMFLLEKYDVNEEVQRLKAHVERFKKLLESEGEVGKKLEFLAQEMHREITTLGNKIPDFSEYTVEVKAEIDKIKQQAANVE; encoded by the coding sequence GTGAACGTTCTGGACAGGAAGAAGGAGGAGTTCAAGGAAAGGATAAAAGAGAGAGTTCTGGAGAGGGCAAAGGCACTGAACCTTCCCGAAGAACACCCGACGGTTTTAAACGAACTCATGTTTTTGCTTGAGAAGTACGACGTTAATGAGGAAGTTCAGAGACTGAAAGCTCACGTAGAACGCTTTAAAAAACTCCTTGAGAGTGAAGGAGAAGTTGGAAAGAAGCTTGAATTTCTTGCACAGGAGATGCACAGGGAAATAACTACTCTTGGGAACAAAATTCCCGACTTTTCCGAGTACACGGTTGAAGTCAAAGCTGAGATTGACAAGATAAAGCAACAGGCTGCAAACGTGGAATAA
- a CDS encoding TlyA family rRNA (cytidine-2'-O)-methyltransferase, producing the protein MRLDKYLTDKGIVPSREKAQAVIMAGQVLVNGKVVDKPGYRLKGNEKVEVKELPKYVSRGGEKLEWAIKRFSLDLKDKVVLDVGSSTGGFTDCALQHGAKKVYAVDVGRGQMDYKLRQDPRVVLYEETDARELSEEHVPEKVDLITCDVSFISSTKVLPNVFKFLKEDGLLLVLVKPQFELCPRKVKKGVVREKEHKREALQKVVNFLKENGFRILGVIKSKPKGTKGNEEFFVLAGRKGEEVNLSEAIEKALEEVVD; encoded by the coding sequence ATGAGGCTTGACAAGTATTTGACCGACAAGGGTATAGTCCCCTCACGGGAAAAGGCACAGGCGGTAATAATGGCGGGACAGGTGCTCGTAAACGGAAAAGTAGTTGACAAACCCGGATACAGATTAAAGGGGAACGAAAAGGTAGAGGTAAAGGAACTCCCCAAATACGTTTCCAGAGGCGGGGAAAAACTTGAATGGGCGATAAAGAGGTTTTCCTTAGATTTAAAGGATAAAGTCGTTCTGGACGTTGGTTCTTCCACAGGAGGCTTTACGGACTGCGCCCTTCAACACGGGGCGAAAAAGGTTTACGCGGTAGACGTCGGAAGGGGACAAATGGACTACAAACTAAGGCAGGACCCGAGAGTAGTACTCTATGAGGAAACGGACGCAAGAGAACTCTCAGAAGAACACGTTCCCGAAAAGGTTGACCTCATAACCTGTGACGTTTCCTTTATATCCTCCACGAAAGTTCTTCCAAACGTATTTAAGTTCTTAAAAGAAGACGGACTCCTTTTAGTTCTTGTAAAGCCCCAGTTTGAACTCTGTCCGAGGAAAGTAAAAAAGGGAGTAGTCAGGGAAAAAGAACACAAGAGGGAAGCCCTGCAAAAGGTAGTAAACTTCCTAAAAGAGAACGGCTTTAGAATACTCGGAGTTATAAAGTCAAAGCCGAAGGGCACTAAGGGAAATGAGGAATTTTTCGTTTTGGCTGGGAGAAAAGGGGAGGAAGTAAACTTATCCGAGGCGATAGAGAAAGCCCTTGAGGAGGTAGTGGATTGA
- the mltG gene encoding endolytic transglycosylase MltG — protein MRRFLILLYVFLVSSVLGFIAFEIFTPLYVPKKTVEIKYGTPVPEIAQILEENKVIKNKYYFLILHAFKRGKLEAGEYEFEGWLSTYDVYKILEEGKAKLYKVTVKEGYDVFDIAKVLEENGICKEEDFLKYALSEEVARKYNLSVPSMEGFLFPDTYYLSRNMHPLKVIDIMYKNFLEKTEEMRMELRKKHISLETWVTVASMVEKETHLDEEKPLIAAVIYNRLKKGMKLQIDPTVIYVAKRRGIWKGELYKSLYKIDDPYNTYMYYGLPPGPISNPGLSSLRAALYPAKVNYLYFVAKPGYKGHLFAETYLEHLRNMRRVGRR, from the coding sequence TTGAGGCGTTTTTTAATCCTCCTGTACGTGTTCCTTGTAAGTTCAGTTCTCGGCTTTATAGCCTTTGAGATATTCACACCCCTTTACGTTCCAAAGAAAACCGTTGAAATAAAGTACGGGACTCCCGTTCCGGAAATAGCCCAGATTTTAGAAGAAAATAAAGTTATAAAGAACAAGTACTACTTTCTCATACTCCACGCCTTTAAGAGGGGAAAGCTGGAAGCGGGCGAGTACGAGTTTGAAGGGTGGTTGAGCACGTACGACGTTTACAAAATCCTTGAAGAGGGAAAGGCAAAACTCTACAAGGTTACTGTAAAGGAAGGTTACGACGTATTTGACATAGCAAAAGTTCTGGAAGAAAACGGAATTTGTAAAGAAGAAGACTTTTTGAAGTACGCCCTTTCGGAAGAGGTTGCGAGGAAGTATAACTTGAGCGTGCCCTCCATGGAGGGTTTTCTCTTTCCGGATACATATTACCTTTCCAGGAATATGCACCCCTTAAAGGTTATAGACATTATGTACAAAAACTTCCTCGAAAAAACGGAAGAAATGAGAATGGAACTGAGGAAAAAGCACATATCTCTGGAAACCTGGGTAACGGTTGCCTCAATGGTCGAAAAGGAAACCCACCTGGATGAAGAAAAACCCCTTATAGCAGCGGTGATATACAACAGGCTGAAAAAAGGAATGAAGCTCCAGATAGACCCTACCGTTATATACGTTGCGAAAAGAAGAGGTATATGGAAGGGGGAACTCTACAAGAGTCTTTATAAAATAGACGACCCTTACAACACTTACATGTACTACGGACTTCCGCCGGGACCAATATCTAACCCCGGACTTTCTTCACTAAGGGCAGCGCTCTACCCTGCGAAGGTAAATTACCTGTACTTTGTAGCAAAACCCGGATACAAGGGACACCTTTTTGCTGAAACTTACCTTGAACACCTCAGGAATATGAGAAGGGTAGGAAGACGCTAA
- a CDS encoding L-aspartate oxidase, protein MNYFLRFDTSLLPEEEAKVLICGSGIGGLATAISLKELGIEPLILTRGIGNTYYSQGGIAAAVLPDDSPYLHYCDTLRAGRYLNHELHTKLLTYEGIFRILDLERWGVDFDKKNGFYETTLEGGHSKPRVLKVKDYTGREIYTKLLKKTEELGIKILHGELQEIIIEENGVQGVIYSEEGSLKFIRTPLLILATGGAASMYYYTSNPKKVRGDAIGIAFRMGATVKNPEFVQFHPTVLKGTNLLISEAVRGEGAILVNDRGERFVNELLPRDEVARAIYNQIKRGREVYLDLRPVAQKGIKIEERFPTIYSFLRERGYDPYREPVPIIPAAHYYIGGIEVDDRGRTSIQGLYAVGECSCTGIHGANRLASNSLLEGVVFGHRTAYQVYLDLKILKPSKVNFRSERAGSDKPNLGIEELKKLMWNYVGLERDEEGLTYVKKRILSVLSQAKHWEPTPQNRQLYDILLVALCTVEGALMRKESRGVHYRKDYPTEREVYRRDTIITRDLFEL, encoded by the coding sequence ATGAACTACTTTCTAAGGTTTGATACTTCTCTTTTACCTGAAGAAGAAGCGAAAGTTCTAATATGCGGGAGCGGTATCGGAGGTCTTGCTACCGCAATTTCTCTAAAAGAACTCGGGATTGAACCTCTAATCTTAACGCGAGGTATCGGGAACACTTACTATTCCCAGGGTGGGATAGCCGCTGCAGTGCTCCCCGATGACAGCCCTTACCTTCACTACTGTGATACCCTGAGGGCCGGAAGGTACTTAAACCACGAACTCCATACAAAACTCCTAACCTACGAAGGCATCTTCAGGATACTTGATTTAGAAAGATGGGGTGTAGATTTTGATAAGAAAAACGGATTTTACGAGACTACTCTGGAGGGAGGGCACTCAAAACCCAGAGTGTTGAAAGTAAAAGACTACACGGGAAGGGAGATATATACGAAACTCTTGAAAAAGACGGAAGAACTAGGAATAAAAATCCTTCACGGAGAACTTCAGGAAATAATAATTGAGGAGAATGGGGTTCAGGGGGTAATTTACTCCGAAGAAGGTAGTCTAAAGTTCATACGCACACCCCTCCTAATTCTGGCAACGGGCGGTGCCGCGTCTATGTACTACTACACTTCTAACCCTAAGAAAGTCAGGGGAGATGCGATAGGAATCGCTTTCAGAATGGGGGCTACCGTTAAGAACCCCGAATTTGTCCAGTTCCACCCCACGGTCCTGAAGGGAACGAACTTACTGATATCCGAGGCGGTTAGGGGAGAGGGTGCAATTCTCGTGAACGACAGGGGAGAGAGGTTTGTAAACGAGCTCCTCCCGAGAGATGAAGTTGCAAGAGCTATATATAACCAGATAAAACGGGGAAGGGAGGTTTACTTAGACCTGAGACCCGTTGCACAAAAGGGTATTAAGATAGAGGAGCGTTTCCCGACTATATACAGCTTTTTAAGGGAAAGAGGGTACGACCCCTACAGAGAGCCCGTGCCTATTATCCCAGCAGCCCACTACTATATAGGCGGTATAGAGGTAGACGACAGAGGAAGAACCTCAATACAAGGTTTGTACGCGGTGGGTGAGTGCAGTTGTACGGGAATTCATGGGGCAAACAGACTCGCTTCCAACTCTCTCCTGGAAGGTGTGGTTTTCGGTCACAGGACAGCCTATCAGGTTTACTTAGATTTAAAAATTTTAAAACCCTCAAAAGTGAACTTTCGCTCTGAGAGAGCAGGAAGTGATAAGCCGAACTTGGGTATAGAAGAGCTAAAAAAACTCATGTGGAATTACGTAGGTCTTGAAAGGGACGAAGAGGGGTTAACTTACGTAAAAAAACGAATTCTTAGTGTGCTTTCACAGGCAAAACACTGGGAACCTACACCGCAAAACAGGCAACTTTACGACATACTCCTCGTGGCTCTTTGCACCGTTGAAGGAGCACTCATGAGAAAGGAAAGCAGGGGAGTACACTACAGGAAGGACTACCCTACAGAAAGGGAAGTTTACAGAAGGGACACAATAATAACGAGGGACCTTTTTGAGCTTTAG
- a CDS encoding YvcK family protein, whose translation MKKVNVVAIGGGTGLSSLLRGLKIEVGRSIGRLSAIVTVADSGGSTGRLRKIYNIPAPGDIRNCIVALSDAEELMQKLFQYRFKGDGLEGHAFGNLFLTALTDITGSFLKAIKETSKILKTKGDIIPSTYENVNLVAEFDDGKVIKGEEEITEYGKKGHKVVNIWLEPKNPKAPEEAIERIKEADLIIIGPGSLFTSILPNFLVPQIREAVKESRALKVFVVNVMTQPGETDNFTAWDHIDTFLKFSGIDLVDVAVVNTQMPSNGLLKKYLEQNQEPVTPDVGRIGREGITVYAENLIGESGDFVRHDPQKLTEVILKILENELLSKV comes from the coding sequence ATGAAAAAGGTAAACGTAGTTGCTATAGGAGGAGGCACCGGGCTTTCTTCCCTTCTTAGAGGTTTGAAAATAGAAGTTGGAAGGAGCATAGGTAGACTATCCGCCATCGTTACCGTTGCAGACAGTGGGGGAAGCACGGGAAGGCTCAGGAAGATATACAACATACCCGCTCCCGGGGATATCAGGAACTGCATAGTAGCCCTTTCGGACGCGGAAGAACTTATGCAAAAGCTATTCCAGTACAGGTTTAAGGGAGACGGACTGGAAGGTCATGCCTTTGGGAATTTATTTCTTACTGCCCTTACGGACATCACGGGAAGCTTTCTGAAAGCCATAAAAGAAACTTCTAAAATTCTAAAGACCAAAGGGGATATAATTCCCTCCACCTACGAAAACGTAAACCTCGTCGCGGAATTTGACGACGGAAAAGTCATTAAGGGAGAAGAGGAAATAACGGAGTACGGAAAGAAGGGCCACAAAGTAGTAAATATATGGCTCGAACCAAAAAACCCGAAAGCTCCCGAGGAGGCGATAGAAAGGATAAAGGAAGCGGATCTCATAATAATAGGTCCAGGCAGTCTCTTTACGAGCATCCTCCCCAACTTCTTAGTTCCCCAGATAAGGGAAGCGGTGAAGGAAAGCAGAGCTTTGAAGGTTTTCGTCGTAAACGTTATGACCCAACCTGGTGAAACGGACAACTTTACCGCGTGGGATCATATAGACACTTTCTTGAAGTTCTCGGGTATAGACCTCGTTGACGTTGCAGTTGTAAATACACAGATGCCCTCAAACGGTCTTTTAAAGAAATACCTGGAGCAGAATCAGGAACCCGTGACTCCGGATGTCGGAAGAATAGGAAGAGAAGGCATAACCGTTTATGCGGAGAACCTGATAGGAGAAAGCGGAGATTTTGTGAGACACGACCCTCAAAAACTCACGGAGGTTATACTAAAAATTCTTGAGAATGAACTACTTTCTAAGGTTTGA
- the hisD gene encoding histidinol dehydrogenase: MRIEDLRKEDWKLNERLEYLAKRGEILEEEYEKSVKEILKRVREEGDRAVIEFTKKFDGVELTPENMEVPFEELEKAYEEIEPEVREALEFAENRIRVFHEKQLENSFFKEEEGIILGQKVVPLEKVGVYVPGGKAAYPSTVLMNVVPASVAGVEEIIMVSPKPNKYTLAAAYIAGVSRVFQVGGAQAIGALAYGTEKIPKVDKIVGPGNIYVALAKKLVFGTVDIDMIAGPSEVLVIADERANPTWVAADMLSQAEHDELAASILLTPSEELANKVKEEVERLLSQLERKEIAQKSLEKFGTIFLVKDLYHACEVANYIAPEHLEVMVREPMALLPELKHAGAIFLGDYTTEPLGDYVLGPNHTLPTGGSTRFFSPLGVYDFIKRSSVLYVSREGFKRVANQAEAIAKAEGLTAHALAVKVRKND, translated from the coding sequence ATGAGGATTGAGGACCTGAGAAAGGAAGACTGGAAACTCAACGAGAGGCTTGAGTACCTCGCAAAGAGGGGAGAGATACTGGAAGAGGAGTACGAAAAGAGCGTAAAGGAAATTCTGAAAAGGGTAAGGGAAGAGGGGGACAGGGCTGTTATAGAGTTCACGAAAAAGTTTGACGGAGTAGAATTGACACCCGAGAACATGGAAGTTCCCTTTGAGGAACTTGAAAAAGCTTACGAAGAAATAGAACCTGAAGTGAGGGAAGCCCTTGAGTTTGCAGAAAACAGGATCAGGGTATTCCACGAAAAACAATTGGAAAACTCCTTCTTCAAAGAAGAGGAGGGGATAATACTCGGTCAGAAGGTAGTTCCTTTAGAAAAAGTGGGCGTTTACGTTCCCGGCGGGAAAGCAGCTTACCCCTCAACAGTTTTAATGAACGTGGTGCCCGCATCCGTGGCGGGAGTGGAAGAAATAATAATGGTGTCACCAAAACCGAACAAGTACACCTTAGCAGCAGCATACATAGCGGGAGTGAGCAGGGTTTTTCAGGTCGGCGGAGCTCAGGCGATAGGTGCACTAGCTTACGGAACGGAGAAAATACCTAAGGTTGACAAGATAGTGGGTCCGGGAAATATATACGTGGCGCTTGCGAAAAAACTCGTCTTTGGGACCGTTGACATAGACATGATTGCAGGACCTTCCGAAGTCCTCGTTATAGCCGACGAAAGGGCAAACCCCACTTGGGTAGCCGCGGACATGCTCTCTCAGGCGGAGCACGACGAACTCGCGGCGTCCATACTTCTCACTCCCTCCGAAGAGCTTGCAAATAAGGTAAAGGAAGAAGTGGAAAGACTTCTTTCTCAATTAGAAAGAAAGGAAATAGCTCAAAAATCCCTAGAGAAATTCGGAACAATCTTTCTGGTGAAGGACCTTTACCACGCCTGCGAGGTTGCCAATTACATAGCTCCAGAACACCTTGAAGTCATGGTAAGGGAACCCATGGCGCTCCTTCCGGAGCTAAAACACGCGGGAGCAATTTTTCTCGGAGACTACACCACTGAACCCTTGGGTGATTACGTCCTCGGTCCAAACCACACACTTCCAACAGGTGGTAGTACAAGGTTTTTCTCCCCTCTCGGAGTTTACGACTTTATAAAGAGGTCCTCCGTTCTCTACGTCTCCAGAGAAGGCTTCAAAAGGGTGGCAAATCAGGCGGAGGCAATAGCGAAAGCGGAAGGACTCACTGCCCATGCCCTTGCGGTGAAAGTGAGGAAAAATGATTAG
- a CDS encoding efflux RND transporter permease subunit, translating into MQKFFIERPVTAFMLMLSFVFLGLYSLKLVPIDRLPDVEFPVVRISADYPGADPYVVDTNVTRIIEEAVSTVSGIESIISRSYPGFASVVVTFTLDKDIDVATQEVSNAIQRAMRRFPKGVEPPTVVKVDTSVAPIMVLLLYSDTADYQRLTYYADKVIKRELEKLYGVGSVSLGGFRDNVLWVRLKVSELYGYELTPLDVLREIDKNHQDIPAGNVYGKRREYILRLYGKFKTPEELSNLYIKENLRLGDVARVYFGEDEERSLARFNGNRAVALLVFKQAKVNTVRVIDEIKSRMEFFRELLPPDIKLDYTFDASVYVKESIRAAFEEIIIGVFLTAFTVYLFLGNLRLTLVPVFAIPVTILGTIFFLYQLGYSLNTITLLALAVAVGIVIDDAIVVMESIHRRREEGLPPFEAGVKGTRVVMFALLASTSVLIVVFLPVVFLKGVLGTFLKNFALTLIIAIGLSYLVAITFTPSATVRLITQRPRENFFMKLYKRFEGSFDKALRFSLDHKFIVLLLSFFFVGLSVYLFPKVKKEFVPHVDEGRFMVRMRMPVGTSFERVKEKAKEVERILLKNPHIAKVGMVVGEGVGGAGVHSGLFFVYLKERSQRPHQMVVMSEVRRELSELKNVKVSVEPPHGIGASAGRTTDLQYIVRGERIEVLKKIAKSMEEHFSNVEGFRDVDTSLELSAPYVKISVKREKLSHLGVSVEDLGLTLSLLFGKYRVGTYELGSESYDFYIKAEEDFVKEIHNLNRVYIRARNGELIPITELIDFSIEAGPFSLTRYNRQYSFVFYANLEGIDLATARSLVEDWLKKNLPFGYTYDTAGRVKEFKKAFSGFVLSLAMSLIGVYMILASLFESLKHPFTVLLMVPLSALGVFGFMYLTDTSLNVSSYFGIILLVGIIVRDAVLFIERIIQLRKEGYAVREAILEARRERLRPILMTTITVVSALLPVALGLTAGSEQRKPLAIAVIGGIASGLPLSLFLLPVLYELMEWKRK; encoded by the coding sequence ATGCAGAAATTCTTCATTGAAAGACCTGTTACCGCTTTTATGCTTATGCTTTCCTTCGTCTTTTTGGGGCTTTATTCCCTCAAGCTCGTGCCTATAGACAGGCTTCCCGATGTTGAGTTTCCCGTAGTCAGGATTAGTGCGGATTATCCGGGTGCGGACCCTTACGTGGTAGACACGAACGTAACGAGGATAATAGAAGAGGCGGTATCAACGGTAAGTGGAATAGAGAGCATAATCTCAAGGAGTTATCCAGGATTTGCCAGTGTCGTGGTTACCTTTACCCTTGACAAGGACATAGACGTGGCAACTCAGGAAGTGAGCAACGCTATCCAAAGGGCTATGAGGAGGTTTCCCAAAGGCGTTGAGCCACCTACCGTTGTAAAGGTGGACACTTCTGTTGCTCCCATAATGGTTTTACTCCTTTACTCGGACACGGCGGATTACCAAAGACTCACCTACTACGCGGACAAGGTAATAAAGAGAGAACTTGAAAAACTCTACGGAGTGGGTTCGGTAAGTCTCGGAGGTTTCAGGGATAACGTCCTCTGGGTTCGGTTGAAGGTATCGGAGCTTTACGGCTACGAGCTCACTCCTCTGGATGTCCTTAGGGAAATTGACAAAAACCATCAGGATATTCCCGCGGGAAACGTTTACGGAAAGAGGAGGGAGTATATACTGAGACTCTACGGAAAGTTTAAAACGCCCGAAGAACTCTCCAACCTCTACATCAAGGAAAACCTGAGATTGGGGGACGTGGCGAGGGTATACTTCGGTGAGGACGAGGAGAGGAGTCTTGCGAGGTTTAACGGAAATAGGGCGGTGGCGCTTCTGGTGTTCAAACAGGCTAAGGTAAACACGGTAAGGGTAATTGATGAGATAAAGTCCAGAATGGAGTTTTTCAGGGAACTCCTTCCTCCTGATATAAAACTTGATTACACCTTTGATGCGAGCGTTTACGTAAAGGAGAGCATAAGGGCAGCCTTTGAGGAGATAATTATCGGGGTTTTCCTCACCGCGTTTACCGTTTACCTTTTCCTTGGAAACCTTCGCCTTACACTCGTTCCCGTCTTCGCAATTCCCGTAACGATTCTTGGAACCATTTTCTTTCTCTATCAGCTCGGCTACTCTCTGAACACGATAACTCTCCTTGCCCTTGCGGTAGCGGTGGGTATAGTCATAGACGATGCCATAGTCGTTATGGAAAGCATACACAGAAGGCGGGAAGAGGGTCTTCCTCCCTTTGAGGCGGGCGTTAAGGGAACGAGAGTGGTTATGTTTGCACTCCTTGCCTCAACTTCCGTCCTTATCGTGGTATTCCTGCCTGTTGTCTTCTTGAAAGGTGTTCTCGGAACCTTTTTAAAGAATTTCGCCCTGACGCTTATAATAGCTATCGGTCTCTCTTACCTGGTTGCGATTACCTTCACACCCTCCGCCACGGTGAGGCTCATTACCCAAAGACCGAGGGAGAACTTCTTTATGAAACTCTACAAAAGGTTTGAGGGATCCTTTGACAAAGCTCTCAGGTTTTCCCTTGACCACAAGTTTATAGTCCTTCTCCTTTCCTTCTTCTTTGTTGGGCTGAGCGTTTACCTATTTCCTAAGGTAAAGAAGGAGTTCGTTCCCCACGTTGACGAGGGAAGATTTATGGTGAGGATGAGGATGCCCGTGGGGACTTCCTTTGAACGCGTAAAAGAAAAAGCGAAGGAAGTGGAGAGGATTCTCCTTAAAAACCCGCATATCGCAAAGGTGGGAATGGTGGTCGGAGAAGGAGTGGGAGGTGCGGGTGTTCACAGCGGACTCTTCTTCGTTTACCTCAAAGAACGTTCTCAAAGACCTCACCAGATGGTCGTTATGAGTGAAGTGAGAAGGGAGCTTTCCGAACTAAAGAACGTAAAAGTCAGCGTTGAACCTCCCCATGGTATAGGTGCGAGTGCGGGAAGAACTACGGACCTTCAATATATTGTAAGGGGTGAGAGGATCGAAGTTCTGAAAAAGATAGCGAAAAGCATGGAAGAGCACTTTTCAAACGTTGAAGGTTTCAGGGACGTGGACACTAGCCTTGAGCTCAGCGCCCCCTATGTAAAGATAAGTGTAAAGAGGGAAAAGCTCTCACACCTGGGTGTTTCGGTGGAAGACCTTGGACTTACTCTCTCCCTTCTCTTTGGAAAGTACAGGGTGGGAACGTATGAGCTCGGCTCAGAGAGTTATGACTTCTATATAAAAGCCGAAGAAGACTTCGTAAAGGAAATACATAACTTAAACAGAGTTTACATCAGGGCAAGAAACGGAGAACTTATTCCCATAACGGAACTAATAGACTTCTCAATTGAAGCAGGACCTTTCAGTCTAACCAGGTACAACAGGCAGTACTCCTTCGTGTTTTACGCAAATCTGGAGGGGATTGACCTTGCGACCGCGAGGTCTCTTGTGGAAGACTGGCTAAAGAAAAACCTGCCCTTTGGCTACACTTACGACACCGCTGGAAGGGTAAAGGAGTTCAAGAAAGCCTTTTCGGGCTTTGTGCTCTCTTTGGCTATGTCCTTAATAGGCGTTTATATGATACTGGCCTCCCTCTTTGAGAGTCTAAAGCACCCCTTTACCGTTCTTTTAATGGTTCCTTTAAGCGCCCTCGGAGTTTTTGGGTTTATGTACTTGACGGACACCTCCCTGAACGTCTCTTCTTACTTCGGGATAATACTCCTCGTGGGAATTATAGTGAGGGACGCGGTTCTCTTTATAGAGAGGATAATACAGCTAAGAAAAGAGGGCTACGCGGTAAGGGAGGCTATTCTTGAAGCTAGGCGTGAGAGACTCCGTCCTATACTCATGACAACGATAACCGTGGTTTCCGCACTCCTTCCCGTCGCTCTCGGGCTTACCGCGGGCTCCGAACAGAGAAAACCCCTTGCGATAGCGGTAATAGGCGGTATAGCCTCGGGACTTCCTCTGAGTTTATTCTTACTCCCCGTTCTTTACGAGCTAATGGAGTGGAAAAGGAAATGA